The Parasteatoda tepidariorum isolate YZ-2023 chromosome X2, CAS_Ptep_4.0, whole genome shotgun sequence genome includes a region encoding these proteins:
- the LOC107437393 gene encoding translocator protein 2 has translation MNAYIPIASAIALPHVGGILTAFLTRKEIKGYYEKLKLPSWRPPNYVFGPVWTTLYTGMGYASYLVYRDGGMCDPNGAAQLPLRLYYLNLALNWSWSIIFFKLHKRGLALAEILALWVNIGACVYTFYPVNKTAAYLMLPYWAWVTLASSLTYCIWRDNKDKKD, from the exons aTGAACGCATACATTCCTATTGCCAGTGCAATAGCATTACCTCATGTTGGGGGCATATTAACtgcatttttaacaagaaaagaaatcaaAGGTTATTATGAG AAACTCAAGCTTCCCTCTTGGAGACCCCCTAACTACGTCTTTGGCCCAGTGTGGACAACATTGTATACTGGAATGGGTTATGCTTCATACTTAGTTTACAGAGATGGAGGAATGTGTGACCCCAACGGAGCTGCACAACTACCTCTGAGACTATATTATTTGAATCTCGCTTTAAACTGGTCATGgtcaatcatattttttaagcttcatAAGAGAGGATTG GCCCTTGCAGAAATACTTGCATTATGGGTTAACATTGGAGCATGTGTGTACACATTTTATCCCGTTAATAAGACTGCAGCTTACCTTATGTTGCCTTACTGGGCTTGGGTGACCTTAGCTTCATCTTTGACCTACTGCATCTGGAGAGACAATAAAGACAAGAAAGATTAA
- the LOC107437405 gene encoding peroxiredoxin, giving the protein MFRFARSILSKGRNLVPLESNFQHTVSRNFLISSTCQAAEVTKPAPTFKATAVVNGGFKEVSLTDYKGKYVVLFFYPLDFTFVCPTEIIAFSEKAKEFQSLNTEVLAVSVDSHFSHLAWVNTPRKQGGLGTMNIPLVSDLNKQIAKDYGVLLDAGIALRGLFIIDPNQVVRQITINDLPIGRSVDETIRLIKAFQFHEKHGEVCPANWKPDSPTIKPDVKKAMEYFEKVN; this is encoded by the exons ATGTTTCGCTTTGCAAGAAGCATTCTTAGCAAG gGACGAAACTTGGTTCCTCTGGAATCTAACTTTCAACATACTGTTTCCCGCAATTTTCTTATAA GCTCTACTTGTCAAGCTGCGGAAGTAACTAAACCAGCTCCTACGTTTAAAGCTACTGCTGTTGTTAATGGGGGATTTAAAGAAGTCAGCTTAACAgattataaaggaaaatatgtAGTGCTTTTTTTCTATCCTTTAGATTT caCTTTTGTATGCCCAACTGAGATAATAGCTTTTAGTGAAAAGGCTAAAGAATTTCAATCTTTAAATACTGAAGTACTTGCAGTATCAGTGGATTCACATTTTAGTCACTTAGCTTGGGTTAATACTCCTCGAAAG caaGGTGGACTTGGCACTATGAATATTCCTTTAGTTTCTGATTTGAACAAGCAGATTGCGAAAGATTATGGAGTTCTTTTAGATGCAGGAATAGCTTTAAg gGGATTATTCATCATTGATCCAAATCAAGTTGTTCGCCAAATAACTATTAATGATCTTCCAATTGGCCGTTCTGTTGATGAAACAATACGCCTTATTAAAGCAtttcaatttcatgaaaaacatGGTGaag TGTGCCCAGCAAATTGGAAACCTGATTCTCCTACCATCAAACCAGATGTGAAAAAGGCCATGGAATATTTCGAGAAAGTTAATTGA